Proteins from a genomic interval of Sulfurimonas sp. HSL3-2:
- the lepA gene encoding translation elongation factor 4, with the protein MKNIRNFSIIAHIDHGKSTLADRIIQECGAVSQREMTKQMMDTMDIEQERGITIKAQSVRLDYVKDGQHYVLNLIDTPGHVDFSYEVSKSLASSDGALLIVDAAQGVEAQTIANVYMALDNDLEIIPVINKIDLPAAEPERVAEEIEATIGIDATDALQVSAKSGIGIRELLDAIVERVPEPQGDPDATTKAIIYDSWFDAYLGALALVRVFDGSIKKGQVVKLMSNNEEHAVLDLMYPHPLKRQKTNAIESGEIGIVVLGLKDVSVINVGDTITDAKNPTKEPALKYEPAKPFVFAGLYPIDTDKFEDLREALDKLRLNDSSLSYEPETSVALGFGFRVGFLGMLHMEVVKERLEREFDIELIATAPSVIYNVYMTNGEMISVQNPSELPEPNYIDHIEEPYVKATVITPAEYLGNIITLLVSKRGIQEKMSYINEDRVLLEYSIPMNEIVVDFYDKLKSISKGYASFDYDPSDFKEGDLVKLDVRVAGDVVDALSVIVPRSSAESRGRVLVKNMKELIPRQLFEVAVQASIGNRVIARETVKSMGKNVTAKCYGGDITRKRKLLEKQKAGKKRMKSIGKVQLPQEAFMSILKMD; encoded by the coding sequence ATGAAAAACATTAGAAATTTTTCTATTATCGCGCATATCGATCACGGTAAAAGTACGCTTGCAGACCGCATCATCCAAGAATGCGGGGCTGTAAGCCAACGTGAGATGACAAAACAGATGATGGATACCATGGATATCGAACAAGAACGCGGTATCACCATCAAAGCGCAGTCGGTAAGACTTGACTATGTCAAAGACGGTCAGCACTATGTCTTAAACCTCATCGACACTCCGGGCCACGTCGACTTCTCTTACGAAGTCAGCAAGTCTCTGGCTTCTAGTGACGGTGCTTTACTTATCGTCGATGCTGCACAGGGCGTCGAGGCACAGACTATTGCAAACGTGTATATGGCACTGGACAACGATCTTGAGATCATCCCGGTCATAAACAAGATCGATCTTCCCGCTGCTGAACCTGAACGTGTTGCAGAAGAGATAGAAGCGACTATCGGTATCGATGCGACTGACGCACTGCAGGTATCTGCAAAAAGCGGGATCGGTATACGCGAACTTCTAGACGCCATAGTAGAGCGTGTTCCTGAACCGCAAGGCGATCCTGATGCTACGACAAAAGCGATCATATATGACTCTTGGTTTGATGCTTATCTTGGAGCACTTGCACTTGTACGTGTGTTCGACGGTTCTATCAAAAAAGGTCAAGTCGTCAAGCTTATGAGCAACAACGAAGAACACGCCGTTCTTGATCTCATGTACCCGCACCCTCTAAAACGCCAAAAGACAAATGCTATTGAGAGCGGAGAGATAGGCATCGTCGTTCTTGGACTTAAAGATGTAAGCGTCATCAACGTCGGTGATACCATCACTGATGCAAAAAACCCGACAAAAGAACCTGCACTCAAATATGAACCTGCAAAACCGTTCGTATTTGCAGGACTTTATCCGATAGACACGGATAAGTTTGAAGACCTTCGTGAGGCGCTAGATAAACTTCGTCTAAACGACAGTTCACTCTCTTATGAGCCTGAGACATCTGTGGCTCTTGGGTTTGGTTTCCGTGTCGGTTTCTTGGGAATGCTTCATATGGAGGTCGTCAAAGAGAGATTAGAGCGCGAGTTTGATATCGAACTTATCGCTACGGCTCCTTCGGTTATCTACAATGTCTATATGACAAACGGTGAGATGATATCGGTTCAAAACCCTTCGGAACTTCCTGAGCCTAACTATATAGATCATATAGAAGAGCCATATGTCAAAGCGACGGTCATCACGCCTGCCGAGTACCTAGGAAACATCATCACGCTTTTAGTATCAAAGCGCGGTATCCAAGAAAAGATGAGCTACATCAACGAAGACCGTGTCCTTTTAGAGTACTCTATCCCAATGAACGAGATCGTCGTAGATTTTTACGACAAACTCAAGTCTATTTCTAAAGGGTATGCGAGTTTCGACTACGATCCGAGTGACTTTAAAGAGGGTGACCTTGTCAAACTTGACGTCAGAGTCGCAGGCGACGTCGTCGATGCACTCTCTGTTATCGTTCCAAGAAGCTCGGCTGAATCTCGCGGACGCGTACTGGTCAAAAATATGAAAGAGCTCATCCCTCGTCAGCTTTTTGAAGTCGCTGTTCAAGCTTCTATCGGTAACCGTGTTATCGCCCGTGAAACTGTTAAAAGTATGGGTAAAAACGTTACCGCTAAATGTTACGGCGGGGATATTACCCGTAAACGTAAACTTTTAGAGAAACAAAAAGCGGGTAAAAAACGTATGAAGTCCATAGGTAAAGTACAGCTTCCGCAAGAAGCATTTATGTCTATCCTGAAAATGGATTAG
- a CDS encoding ComF family protein: protein MRCMMCERFSLTHLCSSCQEKLLTPSIHKRKILNNIEVISFYKYNDIKDLIHTKHTDLGYYIYSALADLTFKKFASEFLFDEKIASIGIDDRVKNGYSHTAILNKALKSRYITPKYARLRSRNDITYSGKTKEYRMNNPRDFELKEFKENNVILVDDIITTGLTLSQACNTLTCKGKEVLFCLTLVDASE, encoded by the coding sequence ATGCGCTGTATGATGTGTGAGAGGTTTTCGCTCACACATCTCTGCTCATCCTGTCAAGAAAAACTTTTAACTCCGTCCATCCACAAACGCAAGATCCTCAACAACATCGAAGTCATCTCCTTTTACAAATACAACGATATAAAAGACCTCATCCATACCAAACATACCGATCTTGGGTACTACATCTACTCCGCCCTGGCCGACCTTACTTTTAAAAAGTTCGCTTCCGAGTTTCTTTTTGATGAAAAGATAGCGAGCATCGGCATCGATGACAGAGTCAAGAATGGCTACTCGCATACGGCCATCTTGAACAAAGCGCTAAAAAGCAGATACATCACTCCAAAATATGCAAGACTACGATCAAGAAACGATATAACCTACTCCGGTAAGACAAAAGAGTACAGGATGAACAATCCAAGAGATTTTGAACTAAAAGAGTTTAAAGAGAATAATGTGATCCTCGTCGATGATATCATAACGACAGGACTGACACTGTCGCAAGCTTGTAACACCCTTACTTGTAAAGGCAAAGAGGTCCTTTTTTGCTTGACTTTAGTAGATGCAAGCGAGTAA
- a CDS encoding APC family permease, whose protein sequence is MALKLNHPFIHRRRGKNLGVFELVAIALGGMVGGGIFTVLGVSVSLIGAYTPIAIAIGGIIATFAAYSYIKLGVYYKDEGATYSFYKKTFADSHFAASLIGWWVIFGYISTLALYAYTFASYAISDFSFANNEWVRKAVAGAIILLFTLVNVWSVKGMGRIEDLMVYTKLVLLSIISFVLINHTDTTLPHLLRETKDISILSIFIVASLTFVAYEGFQLVINAVNEMEKPEINIPKAIYWAIFLAITIYVVISIGAILAIPFADIIRDKEYALASGTSHLLGHWGEDLVIAGALLATSSAISSTLFGASRQMAVISKDGYFPSFLSKRDTTIPTNAIITMSTLAFLLILAGNLELILEFGSVTFLIVSFLMAYANFKIRRKTNSSTFITLFAMFALLVGSVFIIYFEATTQIEQLYFIIGLYLLLTLSAYLYSLFRARRLQKPF, encoded by the coding sequence ATGGCATTAAAACTCAATCACCCTTTTATACATAGAAGACGCGGCAAAAACTTAGGTGTATTTGAGCTCGTCGCCATTGCCCTTGGCGGAATGGTCGGCGGCGGTATCTTTACGGTACTGGGTGTTTCGGTCTCGCTCATCGGAGCATACACGCCCATAGCCATCGCCATAGGCGGTATCATCGCGACATTTGCCGCGTACTCATACATCAAACTCGGTGTCTACTACAAAGATGAGGGAGCGACCTACTCATTTTACAAAAAGACTTTTGCCGACTCGCATTTTGCTGCATCGCTCATAGGCTGGTGGGTCATCTTCGGATATATCAGTACCTTAGCGCTTTACGCTTATACATTTGCGTCATATGCCATCAGCGACTTTAGCTTTGCAAACAATGAATGGGTTAGAAAGGCGGTCGCTGGCGCGATCATCTTACTGTTCACTCTTGTAAACGTATGGAGCGTCAAAGGGATGGGAAGGATCGAGGACTTGATGGTCTATACTAAACTTGTTCTGCTTTCTATCATCTCCTTTGTCCTTATCAACCATACCGACACGACACTGCCTCATCTGCTGCGTGAGACAAAAGACATCTCTATTTTATCTATCTTTATCGTCGCATCGCTGACCTTTGTAGCATATGAGGGATTCCAACTTGTCATAAACGCAGTCAACGAAATGGAAAAACCTGAGATAAATATACCGAAAGCGATATATTGGGCCATCTTTTTAGCCATCACCATCTATGTCGTCATCTCCATCGGGGCAATACTTGCCATCCCGTTTGCAGATATTATCAGAGATAAAGAGTATGCCTTGGCATCCGGGACAAGTCATCTGCTTGGTCACTGGGGAGAGGACTTGGTGATAGCAGGTGCCCTTCTGGCTACAAGCAGTGCCATCAGTTCGACACTTTTTGGAGCATCCAGACAGATGGCAGTCATCTCCAAAGACGGTTATTTCCCGTCATTCTTATCAAAAAGAGATACGACGATCCCTACAAACGCGATCATAACTATGTCAACTTTAGCATTTTTACTGATACTAGCAGGGAATCTGGAGTTGATACTGGAGTTTGGAAGCGTTACCTTCTTGATCGTATCTTTTTTAATGGCATACGCAAATTTTAAAATACGCAGAAAGACCAACTCCTCTACCTTTATCACGCTCTTTGCGATGTTTGCTCTTTTGGTGGGGAGTGTATTTATTATCTATTTTGAAGCCACGACTCAGATAGAGCAGCTCTATTTCATCATAGGTCTGTATCTGCTGCTTACACTCAGTGCATATCTCTACTCTTTGTTTCGTGCAAGAAGGTTACAAAAGCCCTTTTAA
- the grpE gene encoding nucleotide exchange factor GrpE, which produces MSNENTNEETIPENEGIEVSEEVVEELSEIEQLRKENAELKDKYARVHADFDNIKKRLEREKYQALEYANEKFARDLIPVIDALDMAISATKNADLATEDLLEKLKEGIELTMKQFLTTLEKHGVTAVSHEEEFDPNIHNAVQKVDSDEHESGAIVQTFQTGYRYKDRPLRDAMVVVAN; this is translated from the coding sequence ATGTCTAATGAAAATACAAATGAAGAAACTATCCCGGAAAATGAGGGGATTGAGGTTTCAGAAGAAGTCGTAGAAGAGCTTAGTGAGATTGAGCAGCTTCGTAAAGAAAATGCTGAATTAAAAGATAAGTACGCGAGAGTACATGCAGATTTTGATAATATAAAAAAACGTTTAGAGCGCGAAAAATATCAAGCTCTTGAATACGCAAATGAAAAGTTTGCAAGGGATCTTATCCCGGTAATAGATGCTTTGGATATGGCGATATCGGCAACTAAAAATGCCGACCTTGCTACCGAAGATCTCTTAGAAAAGCTCAAAGAAGGGATCGAACTGACAATGAAGCAGTTCCTTACCACTTTAGAGAAACACGGTGTTACAGCAGTGAGCCACGAAGAGGAGTTCGATCCGAATATCCATAACGCGGTTCAAAAAGTAGACAGTGATGAGCATGAAAGCGGAGCAATCGTTCAAACGTTCCAAACGGGATACAGATACAAAGACCGCCCGCTTCGTGATGCGATGGTAGTCGTGGCCAACTAG
- the dnaK gene encoding molecular chaperone DnaK, which translates to MSKVIGIDLGTTNSCVAVYEGGEAKIIPNKEGKNTTPSVVAFTDKGDVLVGDPAKRQAITNPDKTISSVKRIMGLMMDEDKAKEAHDKVTYKIVSKDGMAAVDVAGKIYTPQEISAKILSKLKEDAESYLGSTVTDAVITVPAYFNDAQRKATKDAGTIAGLNVLRIINEPTASALAYGLESKADENVLVYDLGGGTFDVTTLEISDGTFEVLSTDGNAFLGGDDFDNKIVDFLAAEFKNDNGIDLKNDKMALQRLKDAAENAKKELSSAQETEINLPFITADATGPKHLVVKLTRAKFEGMIEQLVKETISHIETAMKDADLAKGDVKEIIMVGGSTRVPLAQKMVSEYFGGKELNKGVNPDEVVAAGAAIQGGVLRGDVKDVLLLDVTPLSLGIETLGGVATKIIEKGTTIPVKKSQVFSTAEDNQPAVTISVVQGEREFAKDNKSLGLFELSNIPAAPRGVPQIEVTFDIDANGILTVSAKDKGTGTEQKITISGSTGLSEEEINQMVQDAENHKAEDEKRKALVELRNQADALIAQTEKAMGEMGEKLDAEEKVKIEKAIEELKATLKDENSTKEQIEEKVKALTEVSHKMAEQMYKQENQGGEAAQGAKKADDDVIDAEIE; encoded by the coding sequence ATGAGTAAAGTAATTGGTATAGATTTAGGAACAACAAACTCATGTGTTGCAGTTTATGAAGGTGGTGAGGCTAAGATCATCCCTAATAAAGAGGGTAAAAACACTACTCCTTCTGTTGTAGCATTCACAGATAAAGGTGATGTACTTGTAGGTGATCCTGCAAAACGTCAAGCGATCACAAATCCTGACAAGACGATCTCTTCTGTTAAGAGAATCATGGGTCTTATGATGGACGAGGACAAAGCAAAAGAAGCTCACGATAAAGTAACATACAAGATCGTAAGTAAAGACGGTATGGCTGCTGTTGATGTTGCAGGTAAGATATATACGCCTCAAGAGATCTCTGCAAAGATCCTTTCTAAACTAAAAGAGGATGCGGAAAGCTACCTTGGTTCGACTGTAACTGACGCGGTTATCACGGTTCCTGCATATTTCAATGATGCACAACGTAAAGCGACTAAAGATGCCGGTACAATCGCAGGACTTAACGTTCTTCGTATCATCAATGAGCCTACTGCTTCTGCACTGGCATACGGTCTAGAAAGCAAAGCTGATGAGAATGTACTTGTTTATGACCTTGGAGGCGGGACTTTCGACGTTACGACTCTTGAGATCAGCGACGGGACTTTCGAAGTTCTTTCAACTGACGGGAATGCATTCCTAGGTGGAGACGACTTCGATAACAAGATCGTTGATTTCTTAGCTGCTGAGTTCAAAAACGACAACGGGATCGATCTTAAAAACGACAAGATGGCTCTTCAACGTCTAAAAGACGCTGCTGAAAACGCTAAAAAAGAGCTTTCATCTGCACAAGAGACTGAGATCAACCTTCCGTTCATCACAGCTGATGCGACAGGTCCAAAACACTTAGTTGTAAAACTGACTCGTGCGAAGTTCGAAGGTATGATCGAGCAACTTGTAAAAGAGACTATCAGCCACATCGAAACAGCTATGAAAGATGCTGACCTTGCAAAAGGTGATGTTAAAGAGATCATTATGGTCGGTGGTTCAACTCGTGTACCACTTGCTCAAAAAATGGTTTCTGAGTACTTCGGCGGTAAAGAACTTAACAAAGGTGTGAACCCGGATGAAGTTGTTGCTGCAGGTGCTGCGATCCAAGGTGGTGTTTTAAGAGGAGATGTTAAAGACGTTCTTCTTCTTGACGTTACTCCACTTTCACTTGGTATCGAGACTCTTGGCGGTGTTGCTACGAAGATCATCGAAAAAGGTACGACTATCCCTGTTAAGAAATCTCAAGTTTTCTCAACAGCAGAAGACAACCAACCGGCTGTTACTATCAGCGTTGTTCAAGGTGAGCGTGAGTTCGCAAAAGACAACAAATCTTTAGGTCTGTTCGAACTTTCAAACATCCCTGCGGCACCACGCGGTGTGCCTCAGATCGAAGTTACTTTTGACATCGATGCAAACGGTATCTTAACTGTTAGCGCAAAAGACAAAGGTACAGGTACTGAGCAAAAGATCACTATCTCTGGAAGCACTGGTCTAAGTGAAGAAGAGATCAACCAAATGGTTCAAGATGCTGAAAACCATAAAGCTGAAGATGAAAAACGTAAAGCTCTAGTAGAGTTACGTAACCAAGCGGATGCACTTATCGCACAAACTGAAAAAGCTATGGGCGAGATGGGTGAGAAACTTGACGCTGAAGAAAAAGTAAAAATCGAAAAAGCTATCGAAGAACTAAAAGCAACTCTTAAAGATGAAAACTCTACAAAAGAGCAGATCGAAGAAAAAGTAAAAGCTTTAACAGAAGTAAGTCACAAAATGGCTGAGCAGATGTATAAGCAAGAAAATCAAGGCGGAGAAGCGGCGCAAGGTGCTAAAAAAGCAGACGACGACGTTATCGATGCAGAGATAGAGTAA
- a CDS encoding MerR family transcriptional regulator yields the protein MEYKISQLVSLTGVPKSTILYYIREGMLPEAKKIKSNVHVYNDEHLELIKYIKYMKNSIGSTNDDIKIALKNKNRSLATSFTMIEPLMNTLSLVSKDENYYSKEEFITHFKVDRELLDKLLKDGVVIPLSENEFTDKDSTMIRLVDSFQKVGVEYEIIKEYAIHARAISELERKMQQQLCAVRTDKNFTMLWEIMFDTLFKAKEYIFNRYTYKTFLKALKEDKFE from the coding sequence ATGGAATATAAAATATCACAGCTTGTTTCACTTACAGGTGTCCCCAAATCGACTATACTTTACTATATACGGGAAGGAATGCTGCCTGAAGCGAAGAAGATAAAGTCCAATGTGCATGTCTATAATGATGAACATCTTGAGCTTATAAAATATATAAAATACATGAAAAACAGCATCGGCAGTACAAATGATGATATCAAGATAGCACTCAAAAATAAAAATAGGTCTCTTGCTACATCTTTTACGATGATAGAACCGCTTATGAACACGCTGAGTCTTGTTTCAAAAGATGAAAACTATTATTCAAAAGAGGAGTTTATAACTCACTTTAAAGTAGATAGAGAGCTTTTGGATAAACTTTTAAAAGACGGGGTCGTGATCCCTCTGAGTGAAAATGAGTTTACAGACAAAGACAGTACCATGATCCGACTTGTCGATTCATTTCAAAAGGTTGGTGTGGAGTATGAGATAATCAAAGAGTATGCTATTCACGCGAGAGCGATCAGCGAGTTAGAGCGTAAGATGCAGCAGCAGCTTTGTGCTGTCCGTACGGATAAAAATTTTACAATGCTGTGGGAGATCATGTTTGACACGCTTTTTAAAGCAAAAGAGTATATCTTTAACCGTTATACTTATAAGACATTTTTAAAAGCTTTGAAAGAGGATAAGTTCGAATAG
- a CDS encoding carboxymuconolactone decarboxylase family protein — MAHIKLPEFEEMSPSIQEKARPILEKTGQLGEIFKLIALDEKIYFATDMMVQKYLLDQTTLSYDIKEAIALLISKENGCKMCVDVHKSIAKMLGLTEERIEEILQGVESIKTTEAEKALLNFCIKASKKDNYKIQKHEIDALKEFGYNDVQILEAVAITGYFNYINTLSNVFALGE; from the coding sequence ATGGCACACATAAAACTACCGGAATTTGAAGAGATGAGTCCAAGCATACAGGAAAAAGCAAGACCCATTTTAGAAAAGACAGGACAGCTGGGAGAGATATTCAAACTGATAGCATTAGATGAAAAGATATATTTTGCGACTGATATGATGGTTCAAAAATATCTTTTAGACCAAACAACACTTTCATATGACATCAAAGAGGCTATCGCTCTGCTTATCTCTAAAGAAAACGGATGTAAGATGTGTGTCGATGTGCATAAAAGTATAGCAAAGATGCTCGGACTCACAGAAGAGAGAATCGAAGAGATCTTACAGGGAGTCGAAAGTATCAAGACGACAGAAGCTGAAAAAGCACTTCTGAATTTTTGTATCAAAGCTTCTAAAAAAGATAACTACAAGATACAAAAACATGAGATAGATGCACTAAAAGAATTTGGATATAATGATGTTCAAATTCTTGAAGCCGTTGCTATAACGGGCTACTTTAACTATATTAATACTCTATCTAACGTATTTGCACTTGGTGAGTAA
- a CDS encoding peptide deformylase yields MVREIVTYPTTPSLEYGANVRHFNDELFGVIEDLKDTMEANHLDALSAFQIASPLSIIVIKQDNGEFLEIINPRIIKREGKINPTETTAYFPGLSATTTRYEKIKVMYEDRDQNQKFLDAEGDLAVTLQRKLDYLFGANFRVRMDDAEKKLFDSKLEFGTDAIMKNDCPTVFKRDRILLAFRILFAIGFVALGAKFFIDEASIATLITVENSIMLAMTALLIFYFFYAQYEGKQYKHCTSCQIGNIIGSTAIAFIRIVILFAANYFLLW; encoded by the coding sequence ATGGTAAGAGAAATTGTTACATATCCGACGACTCCAAGTCTTGAGTATGGTGCGAATGTCAGACATTTTAATGATGAACTATTTGGTGTCATAGAAGATCTAAAAGACACGATGGAAGCAAATCATCTAGATGCTCTTTCAGCGTTTCAGATAGCTTCACCGCTATCTATAATCGTAATCAAACAAGATAACGGAGAATTTTTAGAGATCATTAATCCAAGGATCATAAAAAGAGAGGGAAAAATAAATCCGACTGAAACAACAGCATATTTCCCTGGACTCAGTGCCACTACAACACGCTATGAGAAGATCAAAGTTATGTATGAGGACAGAGATCAAAATCAAAAGTTCCTTGATGCCGAAGGTGACTTAGCTGTCACGCTTCAAAGAAAACTAGACTATCTGTTTGGTGCGAACTTTAGAGTTAGAATGGATGACGCAGAGAAAAAACTTTTTGACTCAAAACTGGAGTTCGGAACAGATGCCATAATGAAAAACGATTGTCCGACTGTCTTTAAAAGAGACAGGATCCTGCTTGCATTTAGAATACTGTTCGCTATCGGATTTGTAGCCCTTGGTGCGAAGTTCTTTATAGACGAAGCAAGTATTGCAACTCTTATAACTGTAGAAAACAGTATTATGCTTGCAATGACTGCGTTGCTGATATTCTACTTCTTTTACGCTCAGTACGAGGGTAAACAGTACAAACACTGTACATCTTGCCAGATAGGAAATATCATAGGCTCTACAGCGATCGCTTTTATTAGAATCGTTATCCTATTTGCCGCTAACTATTTTCTTCTTTGGTAA
- the lgt gene encoding prolipoprotein diacylglyceryl transferase, protein MQFWNDIYEHFNPIAFHLFSIPVHWYGLMYVLALVTALYMAKWIVEKDNIDITKEHLDSFFIYVEIGVILGARLGYILFYDPDTLYYIGHPWQIFNPFKEGEFVGIRGMSYHGALFGFLIGAYLFSKKNKVGFGKLMDIVALAVPLGYVFGRIGNFLNQELVGRVTDVSWGIYVNGVLRHPSQLYEAFLEGVVVFIIIYMYRRYKRFDGELILLYAFSYGILRAVAEIFRAPDVQIGYICCDTITLGQTLSLSMALLAVVLWFYFLPKKKIVSGK, encoded by the coding sequence ATGCAGTTTTGGAACGATATCTATGAGCATTTTAACCCGATAGCTTTTCATCTTTTTTCTATACCGGTTCACTGGTATGGACTGATGTATGTCTTAGCTCTTGTCACAGCCTTATATATGGCAAAGTGGATAGTGGAAAAAGACAATATCGATATCACTAAAGAGCATCTTGACAGTTTTTTTATCTATGTAGAGATAGGTGTGATACTCGGAGCACGTCTGGGATATATCCTCTTTTATGATCCCGATACGCTTTATTACATCGGACATCCGTGGCAGATATTCAATCCTTTTAAAGAGGGCGAGTTCGTCGGGATCCGGGGTATGAGTTATCATGGTGCACTTTTTGGATTTTTGATAGGTGCCTACCTCTTTAGTAAAAAGAACAAAGTCGGGTTTGGCAAGCTTATGGATATTGTAGCTCTTGCAGTCCCTCTTGGGTATGTCTTCGGGCGCATAGGTAACTTTTTAAACCAGGAACTTGTAGGGCGTGTCACTGATGTCAGCTGGGGTATCTATGTAAATGGAGTCCTGCGTCATCCCTCTCAGCTTTATGAAGCGTTTTTAGAGGGTGTTGTTGTATTTATCATCATCTACATGTACAGAAGATATAAAAGATTTGACGGCGAACTGATACTCTTATATGCATTTTCTTACGGGATACTTCGAGCGGTTGCGGAGATATTTAGAGCACCTGATGTTCAGATAGGATACATCTGCTGTGATACGATTACGCTTGGACAGACACTAAGTCTATCCATGGCGCTGCTTGCAGTGGTACTGTGGTTTTATTTTTTACCAAAGAAGAAAATAGTTAGCGGCAAATAG
- a CDS encoding (Fe-S)-binding protein produces MQTNEIFDFKATSDACVKCGKCIPVCTIHNVNPDEVTSPRGFIDLLGAYQDGKLDLDKNAKEIFESCFLCTNCTDVCPKSLPTDMVIEQVRNDIRKKYGIAWFKRAFFYLLRHRTTMDILFKLGYVFQTCGFKIRKEIESMEPRFSMPIIKKDRLLPSMGKKSFLNSHPENISNGGKRKVAVFIGCLGNYNYRQVGDSLLKILEHLEIDAFLAKAQKCCSAPAYFTGDFDTVDYLAKYNIEYFEKFIDDVEAVIIPEATCSAMMKIDYDHYFHDQPEWQERAKKVSKKIFMATEWLETHTHLSHLLASKGKQSVDVTYHDPCHARKMQGVYQEPRKLISQNYTIKEMSDPNACCGFGGVTMQTEKYHFAKAAGVPKAAMIKQSGAQVVSAECSACRMQINNSMYQADVDVVFKNPIELIAEALEK; encoded by the coding sequence ATGCAGACAAACGAGATATTTGATTTTAAAGCGACTTCGGATGCGTGTGTTAAGTGCGGGAAGTGTATCCCGGTCTGTACCATCCATAACGTCAATCCCGATGAGGTAACGTCACCTCGTGGATTTATCGATCTTTTAGGTGCGTATCAAGATGGTAAACTGGATCTTGACAAGAACGCCAAAGAGATATTTGAGAGCTGTTTTTTATGTACGAACTGTACGGATGTATGTCCGAAGTCTCTTCCGACAGATATGGTCATCGAGCAGGTACGTAACGATATCCGTAAAAAGTACGGGATCGCTTGGTTTAAAAGAGCATTTTTCTATCTTTTACGCCATAGAACGACTATGGATATTCTGTTTAAACTCGGGTACGTCTTTCAGACCTGCGGGTTTAAGATCCGTAAAGAGATCGAGTCTATGGAACCTAGATTTTCTATGCCTATTATCAAGAAAGACAGACTTCTGCCGAGTATGGGGAAAAAGTCTTTTCTAAACTCTCATCCTGAAAACATATCTAACGGCGGTAAGAGAAAAGTAGCCGTGTTCATCGGTTGTCTGGGGAACTATAACTATCGTCAGGTCGGTGACTCGCTGCTAAAGATCTTAGAACATCTGGAGATAGACGCATTTTTGGCGAAGGCGCAGAAGTGTTGTTCGGCACCTGCATACTTTACGGGTGATTTCGATACGGTGGATTACCTGGCTAAGTATAACATCGAGTACTTTGAGAAGTTTATCGACGATGTCGAAGCGGTCATCATTCCTGAGGCTACATGTAGTGCTATGATGAAGATCGATTACGACCATTACTTTCACGATCAGCCTGAGTGGCAGGAACGTGCAAAAAAGGTCTCTAAAAAGATCTTTATGGCGACTGAATGGTTAGAGACACATACACACCTTTCTCACCTTTTGGCTTCCAAAGGAAAACAAAGCGTGGATGTGACATACCATGACCCGTGTCATGCAAGAAAGATGCAGGGAGTCTACCAAGAACCGCGTAAACTGATCTCTCAAAACTACACGATTAAAGAGATGAGCGATCCGAATGCATGTTGCGGATTCGGCGGTGTGACTATGCAGACTGAGAAGTACCATTTTGCAAAAGCTGCCGGAGTACCTAAAGCTGCGATGATAAAACAAAGCGGGGCGCAGGTAGTAAGTGCGGAGTGTAGCGCCTGCCGTATGCAGATAAACAACTCCATGTATCAAGCAGATGTAGATGTAGTGTTTAAAAACCCTATCGAACTTATCGCCGAGGCTCTAGAGAAATAA